In a single window of the Streptomyces sp. CGMCC 4.7035 genome:
- a CDS encoding adenosylcobinamide-GDP ribazoletransferase has product MSKIPPLHGLRFAFGTLTVLPVRVTRWDREAARGGMLSAPLAGVVVGGIAASVGVLLLLSGAGALLAAVASAAVPAMLTRGLHLDGLADTADGLGSGKPAEDALRIMKQSDIGPFGVITLLFVLLAQVAALAEAYGDSWARGALAAVVSATAARLALTLAARDGVPAARPEGLGAAVAGVVPVGGALAVAAAVTVGAAAGGMLSGAYEAVRTAAAVVVAVAAGDLLSRHCTRRFGGVTGDVFGALAETAATTALVVMSLG; this is encoded by the coding sequence GTGTCCAAGATCCCACCGCTCCACGGCCTCCGTTTCGCCTTCGGCACCCTCACCGTGCTGCCCGTCCGGGTGACCCGGTGGGACCGGGAAGCCGCGCGGGGCGGGATGTTGTCGGCGCCCCTCGCCGGGGTGGTCGTCGGTGGGATCGCCGCCTCGGTCGGAGTACTCCTGCTTCTGTCGGGTGCCGGGGCGCTGCTCGCCGCCGTCGCCTCCGCCGCGGTACCCGCGATGCTCACCCGGGGTCTGCACCTGGACGGTCTGGCCGACACCGCCGACGGGCTCGGGAGCGGCAAACCCGCCGAGGACGCGCTGCGGATCATGAAGCAGTCGGACATCGGACCGTTCGGTGTGATCACACTGCTGTTCGTGCTGCTCGCGCAGGTGGCGGCGCTCGCGGAGGCCTACGGCGACTCCTGGGCGCGCGGTGCGCTGGCCGCCGTCGTCTCGGCCACCGCCGCCCGGCTGGCCCTGACCCTGGCCGCGCGCGACGGGGTACCGGCGGCCCGGCCCGAGGGGCTGGGGGCCGCGGTCGCGGGAGTGGTTCCGGTGGGCGGTGCCCTGGCGGTGGCGGCCGCCGTCACCGTGGGCGCGGCCGCCGGGGGCATGCTCTCCGGGGCGTACGAGGCCGTCCGTACGGCGGCCGCGGTGGTGGTCGCGGTCGCGGCCGGGGACCTGCTGTCGCGGCACTGCACCCGTCGCTTCGGCGGGGTGACGGGCGATGTGTTCGGCGCTCTCGCGGAGACCGCGGCGACGACCGCGCTGGTGGTGATGTCGCTCGGGTGA